The Dehalogenimonas lykanthroporepellens BL-DC-9 genome includes a window with the following:
- a CDS encoding conserved hypothetical protein (KEGG: sfu:Sfum_3825 hypothetical protein) yields MLETRDRQSDERYRNRWYGKYRAFVRDNNDPERLGRVRLEIPAVLGSGRENWSEWAAPCFPYGGNDDTGMFLVPEEGASVWAEFEGGVVQYPIWTGVWLARSNPGEQPEESKRTCANAFCHDCEDKVEHQANRHDDLEHKKYHGHPPYYCPRLKVLLKTETGHTILADDRDGDELLRIIDRAGQILTMEGKVKPEMQSGNALRRNTKDAEKGDQLDIASQIVGSRARIQLTDLCRQQVILEAWQDKEKVHILSCDKGRSRWQKILIDTTKGREKVHIWGLNGTQEILVDSTAAAEQIRLTDKAGQVVRMNAASGQESISATDKSGSLVFMDGVAGNIIIRSTNTVLINT; encoded by the coding sequence ATGCTTGAAACCCGCGACCGTCAATCCGATGAGCGCTACCGCAACCGCTGGTACGGCAAGTACCGGGCCTTCGTGCGCGACAACAACGATCCCGAACGCCTTGGCCGGGTCCGCCTGGAAATCCCCGCCGTGCTCGGTAGCGGGCGGGAGAACTGGTCCGAATGGGCCGCTCCCTGTTTCCCCTACGGCGGCAACGACGACACCGGCATGTTCCTGGTCCCCGAGGAAGGGGCCTCGGTCTGGGCCGAGTTCGAGGGCGGCGTAGTCCAGTATCCGATCTGGACCGGGGTCTGGCTGGCCAGGAGCAATCCCGGCGAGCAACCCGAGGAATCCAAGCGCACCTGCGCGAATGCCTTCTGCCATGACTGCGAGGACAAGGTCGAGCATCAGGCCAACCGGCACGACGATCTCGAACACAAGAAGTACCACGGCCATCCGCCGTATTACTGTCCGCGCCTGAAGGTCCTGCTCAAGACCGAAACCGGCCACACCATCCTGGCCGATGACCGCGACGGCGACGAGCTGCTGCGGATCATCGACCGCGCCGGGCAGATCCTCACCATGGAAGGGAAGGTGAAGCCGGAAATGCAGAGCGGCAACGCCCTGCGGCGAAACACAAAGGACGCCGAGAAAGGCGACCAGCTCGACATCGCTTCGCAGATCGTCGGCTCCCGTGCCCGCATCCAGCTAACCGACCTCTGCCGCCAGCAGGTGATCCTCGAAGCCTGGCAGGACAAGGAGAAGGTCCACATCCTCTCGTGCGACAAGGGCCGCTCCCGCTGGCAGAAGATCCTCATCGACACCACCAAGGGCCGGGAGAAGGTTCACATCTGGGGGCTCAACGGCACCCAGGAAATCCTGGTCGATTCCACCGCCGCCGCCGAACAGATCCGTCTCACCGACAAGGCCGGTCAGGTGGTGCGCATGAACGCCGCGTCAGGCCAGGAAAGCATCAGCGCCACCGACAAGTCCGGCAGCCTCGTGTTCATGGATGGGGTGGCCGGAAACATCATCATTCGCTCGACGAACACCGTCTTGATCAACACCTGA
- a CDS encoding Baseplate J family protein (PFAM: Baseplate J family protein~KEGG: dde:Dde_1874 hypothetical protein), whose amino-acid sequence MGRASIGYINKDYESIRQELLAKIPQLTDRWTDFNHSDLGVVLLDLFCGVGDMLAYYLDAQAAEAFLPTARQRQNVINLCKLIGYRLDSPVASTTTLRFRLSAPLGKDLTIPAGTACRALLNDGEADFETVEDGLIPRGVLLVDIPGRQGVRRTETFTSTGLPFQRIRLTGDVIAQGTITVTVGDDAWSEVDHFQDSLANSRHFMADLDALDISTLIFGDGQSGAVPAQGSAITVSYLQTIGDQGNLGPNRITQLLSPVYLDGGQVSLTVTNPVPATGGASREALEHARRQAPAELRSLWKAVTLEDYQALAEGYPGIAKAKVLDTNACQNIRYYNVQLAIAPNGGGMPSALLKRELAEFLERRKVITVEINLFDPIYRPVSIDAEVYVWPGEPLENVRSRIEAALTDFFSFDEVSFGQTIHFSDLVALIDGVRGVSHMHLYAPQQDIELRHGEIPVLGSVNLDLRRAG is encoded by the coding sequence ATGGGCCGCGCAAGCATCGGATACATCAACAAGGATTACGAATCGATCCGCCAGGAGCTGTTGGCGAAGATCCCGCAGCTCACCGACCGCTGGACCGATTTCAACCACTCCGATCTCGGCGTCGTCCTGCTCGATCTGTTCTGCGGCGTGGGCGATATGCTGGCCTACTACCTGGATGCCCAGGCGGCGGAGGCTTTCCTGCCCACGGCCCGCCAGCGGCAGAACGTCATCAACCTGTGCAAGCTCATCGGCTACCGGCTGGATTCGCCGGTGGCCTCCACCACCACGCTGCGTTTTCGGCTCTCCGCTCCGCTTGGCAAGGACCTGACCATTCCGGCGGGGACGGCCTGCCGCGCCTTGCTGAATGACGGCGAGGCGGATTTCGAGACAGTCGAGGACGGCCTGATCCCGCGAGGCGTGCTCTTGGTGGACATCCCGGGTCGGCAAGGCGTGCGCCGCACCGAGACCTTCACTTCCACGGGGCTGCCATTCCAGCGCATCCGGCTGACCGGCGACGTCATCGCCCAGGGCACCATCACCGTTACGGTTGGGGACGACGCCTGGAGCGAGGTCGATCATTTTCAGGACAGCCTGGCCAACAGCCGCCATTTCATGGCCGACCTTGATGCCCTCGACATCTCCACCCTGATTTTCGGCGACGGGCAAAGTGGCGCTGTACCCGCTCAGGGAAGCGCCATCACCGTCAGCTATCTGCAGACCATCGGAGACCAGGGCAATCTCGGTCCGAACCGGATCACCCAACTGCTGAGCCCGGTCTACCTCGACGGCGGCCAGGTCTCCCTGACCGTCACCAATCCTGTGCCCGCCACCGGCGGCGCTTCGCGGGAAGCCCTCGAACACGCCCGCCGACAGGCACCGGCGGAGCTGCGCAGCCTCTGGAAGGCCGTCACCCTGGAGGATTACCAGGCCCTCGCCGAGGGTTACCCCGGCATCGCCAAGGCCAAGGTGCTCGACACCAATGCCTGCCAGAACATTCGCTATTACAACGTCCAACTGGCCATCGCCCCCAATGGCGGCGGCATGCCCTCGGCGCTGCTCAAGCGGGAGCTCGCGGAGTTTCTCGAACGCCGCAAGGTCATCACGGTCGAGATCAATCTATTCGATCCGATCTACCGCCCCGTTTCCATCGACGCCGAAGTCTACGTCTGGCCCGGTGAACCGCTGGAAAACGTGCGCAGCCGCATCGAAGCCGCGCTCACCGATTTCTTTTCCTTCGACGAGGTCTCCTTCGGTCAGACCATTCACTTCTCCGACCTGGTGGCCCTGATCGATGGCGTGCGTGGCGTCAGCCACATGCATCTCTACGCGCCCCAGCAGGACATCGAGCTGCGCCACGGCGAAATCCCGGTTCTCGGCAGCGTCAACCTCGATCTGCGGAGGGCCGGTTGA
- a CDS encoding conserved hypothetical protein (KEGG: sfu:Sfum_3821 hypothetical protein) gives MIGRNSRYARCLLYRDSDGTSLGMRQRIDTTPRHDDRLHTVVEGDRLDLLAHRYLGDARLWWIICDYNDLFFPLALEPGLALRIPSREHVQMRLLD, from the coding sequence ATGATCGGCCGCAATTCCCGCTACGCCCGCTGCCTTCTTTACCGGGACAGCGACGGCACCTCCCTCGGCATGCGCCAGCGCATCGACACCACCCCTAGACACGACGACCGCCTGCACACCGTGGTCGAGGGCGACCGACTGGATCTGCTCGCGCACCGCTATCTGGGTGACGCCAGGCTCTGGTGGATCATCTGCGACTACAACGACCTCTTTTTCCCGTTGGCGCTCGAGCCGGGCCTGGCGCTGCGCATTCCCTCCCGCGAACACGTCCAGATGCGCCTGCTCGACTGA
- a CDS encoding conserved hypothetical protein (KEGG: sfu:Sfum_3830 hypothetical protein), with translation MISEEPSDLQATIEQTDSGEQQYVLRALCDHLSGIREELSGIRTLLEAGHAASEAMRGQAQAYLEAQQARTQEYLGQVQIEPEPDFYPFVELPAGTEPRDLPDGNRLFTLPDGMILRTTDDQRICVIDGGEQQVITPGPGTAIEVAPGRLYTLVESYLRSTQEAAGISGLPAGIEPTAMGAERFAVDLPEGIRLDIDHRERFITLINPAGPINIIGIGRIEGIGETIAVRLLSGGAKGFQCGQSGHGGLIEADGTIHLGLKSGLDLVIRFQVEAVDDDTSENGCSGQCGIDCEERT, from the coding sequence ATGATTTCCGAAGAACCCTCCGACTTGCAGGCCACTATCGAGCAGACCGATTCCGGCGAACAGCAGTATGTGCTGCGAGCGCTCTGCGATCACCTGTCCGGCATTCGTGAGGAGCTTTCCGGCATCCGCACGTTGCTGGAGGCCGGTCACGCCGCCTCGGAGGCGATGCGCGGCCAGGCCCAGGCCTATCTGGAGGCCCAGCAGGCCAGGACGCAGGAGTACCTGGGCCAGGTCCAGATCGAGCCGGAGCCCGATTTTTATCCCTTCGTCGAACTGCCTGCGGGCACCGAACCCCGGGATCTGCCGGACGGCAACCGGCTCTTCACCTTGCCCGACGGCATGATCCTGCGGACCACTGACGATCAGCGAATCTGCGTTATCGACGGAGGAGAACAGCAGGTCATCACCCCCGGACCCGGCACGGCCATCGAGGTCGCCCCGGGACGCCTTTACACCCTGGTCGAGTCCTATCTGCGTTCGACCCAGGAGGCAGCCGGTATCAGCGGACTGCCTGCCGGGATCGAGCCGACCGCCATGGGCGCGGAACGCTTCGCGGTGGATCTGCCCGAGGGCATCCGTCTCGACATCGATCACCGGGAGCGGTTCATCACCCTGATCAATCCGGCCGGACCAATCAACATCATCGGCATCGGCCGCATCGAGGGCATCGGCGAAACCATCGCCGTCCGTCTGCTTTCCGGCGGAGCCAAGGGATTCCAGTGCGGCCAGTCCGGCCACGGCGGGCTGATCGAGGCGGACGGAACCATCCACCTTGGGCTCAAGAGCGGTCTGGATCTGGTGATCCGGTTCCAGGTAGAAGCTGTCGACGACGACACTTCGGAAAATGGCTGCTCTGGACAGTGCGGCATCGACTGCGAGGAGCGTACCTGA
- a CDS encoding conserved hypothetical protein (KEGG: sfu:Sfum_3819 hypothetical protein) has protein sequence MKRIFVCSPFAGDIARNVKVAEALCRRVMRNGHAPFAPHLLYPTFTDDSVPEQRETGIACGLAYMECCDEVWAFTGNGISSGMRLELDRAGQLGKPIIEIAEV, from the coding sequence ATGAAACGCATCTTTGTCTGCAGCCCGTTCGCGGGTGACATAGCCCGAAACGTGAAGGTCGCCGAGGCTCTTTGCCGACGGGTCATGAGAAACGGTCACGCGCCGTTCGCGCCGCACCTGTTGTATCCAACCTTTACCGATGACAGCGTCCCCGAGCAGCGGGAGACGGGCATCGCCTGCGGTCTGGCCTACATGGAATGTTGCGACGAGGTGTGGGCGTTCACCGGCAACGGCATTTCCAGCGGCATGCGGCTGGAACTCGACCGGGCCGGACAACTGGGCAAGCCGATCATCGAGATCGCCGAGGTGTAA
- a CDS encoding conserved hypothetical protein (KEGG: sfu:Sfum_3828 hypothetical protein): protein MNNLEQPQEPHYWDVFPKLIRVSRSPFVQRIPLSIRGLPDAPVFESSNPDVASVDEDGNVECGFVPGAAMILVWDSPERLSLRHVQIEVYGGGVSAPVEVPS from the coding sequence ATGAACAATCTCGAACAGCCGCAGGAACCGCACTACTGGGATGTCTTCCCGAAACTGATCAGGGTCTCGCGATCCCCATTCGTTCAGCGCATTCCGCTCTCGATCCGTGGTCTACCCGATGCGCCGGTGTTCGAATCGTCCAATCCCGACGTGGCCAGTGTCGATGAGGACGGCAATGTCGAATGCGGCTTCGTTCCCGGAGCGGCCATGATTCTGGTCTGGGATTCGCCCGAGCGGCTCAGCCTGCGGCACGTTCAGATCGAGGTCTATGGCGGCGGCGTCTCCGCACCGGTGGAGGTCCCTTCATGA
- a CDS encoding PaaR repeat-containing protein (KEGG: sfu:Sfum_3827 PaaR repeat-containing protein), with amino-acid sequence MSSQARLGDISSHGGVIITGASRTLDNGMPVARMGDLHVCPIPGHGVTPIVTGSFDTITEGLPNARIGDITACGAIIVTGSPDTIDN; translated from the coding sequence ATGAGCTCCCAGGCGCGACTCGGTGACATCAGCAGCCACGGCGGCGTCATCATCACCGGGGCCAGTCGAACGCTGGACAACGGCATGCCCGTGGCCCGTATGGGGGACCTGCACGTCTGTCCCATCCCTGGGCATGGCGTGACGCCCATCGTGACCGGCAGCTTCGACACCATCACCGAAGGATTGCCCAACGCCCGCATCGGCGACATCACCGCCTGCGGAGCCATCATCGTCACCGGCAGTCCCGACACCATCGACAACTGA
- a CDS encoding conserved hypothetical protein (KEGG: sfu:Sfum_3820 hypothetical protein), translating to MAWDQQPIKGYLVDADTGERLEFQYNPNSISDEKSTDYATIKIPGMSHPRYQYVAGEPRRIAFKVELFKGPVKQKVDWLRSLQYPEHAGTMLKNAPHRVLLIFGDLYPGVTCIVRQVKARFFGLFDRDNLLPQRAEVDIVLEEYVDRSINWSEVRS from the coding sequence ATGGCCTGGGATCAACAGCCCATCAAGGGATATCTGGTGGACGCCGACACGGGGGAGCGGCTCGAATTCCAGTACAACCCCAACTCCATCAGCGACGAGAAGTCGACCGACTACGCGACGATCAAAATCCCCGGCATGAGCCATCCGCGCTACCAGTACGTCGCCGGGGAACCGCGCCGGATCGCCTTCAAGGTCGAGCTGTTCAAGGGGCCGGTCAAACAGAAGGTCGACTGGCTCCGCTCGCTGCAATATCCGGAGCACGCCGGAACCATGCTCAAGAACGCGCCGCACCGCGTACTGCTCATTTTCGGCGATCTCTACCCCGGCGTGACCTGCATCGTCCGGCAGGTGAAGGCGCGGTTCTTCGGCCTGTTCGACCGGGACAACCTGCTGCCGCAACGCGCCGAGGTGGACATCGTCCTCGAGGAATATGTGGACCGTTCCATCAACTGGTCGGAGGTGCGCTCATGA
- a CDS encoding Peptidase M15A (PFAM: Peptidase M15A~KEGG: sfu:Sfum_3823 peptidase M15A), with the protein MGDLSKNFNRSEFACKGTNCCGHSAAVHPDLVDALQTLRDRIGKPLSITSGFRCNRHNKAVGGAEKSFHTLGMAADVSCPAGVSPDALAVIAEEIPLFREGGIGVYASWVHLDVRQSGKARWRS; encoded by the coding sequence ATGGGTGATCTCAGCAAGAATTTCAACCGTTCGGAATTCGCCTGCAAGGGCACGAACTGCTGCGGCCATTCGGCTGCGGTCCATCCCGACCTGGTCGACGCCTTGCAGACGCTGCGCGACCGCATCGGCAAACCGCTGTCCATCACCAGTGGCTTTCGCTGCAACCGGCACAACAAGGCGGTGGGCGGCGCGGAGAAGAGTTTCCACACGCTGGGCATGGCGGCCGACGTGAGCTGTCCCGCTGGCGTTTCGCCTGATGCACTGGCGGTCATCGCCGAGGAGATCCCTCTCTTCCGCGAGGGCGGCATCGGGGTCTACGCCTCCTGGGTCCATCTCGACGTGCGCCAGTCGGGCAAGGCGAGGTGGCGGTCATGA
- a CDS encoding conserved hypothetical protein (KEGG: dde:Dde_1877 hypothetical protein), with product MTDAPAAFSHWEVQPRSIRLSSGEFEQRIPLSLRGDVDAPVFASSNPEVAEIGPDGVIRCGWTIGNAVLMVWRSSVRDSLRHVLLEVRDPSWFADHPDFASGATVFLSGMVVNALNTSGVGNALIEFRRSETGPTAFQTFANAYGGFELSVPEGFYYVEVTAPGYIAWHGWVNAAPNTSGDIQIVLSPELDGQVARIVLQWGLNPRDLDSHLTGPTPSGGRFHVFYSHTIENEAAELDVDDTSSYGPETITIHRLIPGVYRYAVHDYTNRNANPSSGLAQSGASVKVFLSDGREQTFTVPNAPGTVWTVFEIDGATGTVTPVNAMIYQSQPANVGM from the coding sequence ATGACGGATGCCCCGGCAGCCTTCAGCCACTGGGAGGTTCAGCCTCGCTCCATCCGCCTCTCCTCTGGCGAGTTCGAGCAACGGATTCCGCTCTCCCTGCGCGGCGACGTGGACGCCCCGGTCTTTGCCTCCAGCAACCCGGAAGTCGCGGAGATCGGGCCGGATGGCGTCATTCGCTGCGGCTGGACCATCGGCAACGCCGTGCTCATGGTCTGGCGATCCTCGGTCCGGGACAGCCTTCGCCATGTTCTGCTGGAGGTCCGCGATCCGTCCTGGTTCGCCGATCACCCGGACTTTGCCAGCGGAGCCACGGTTTTCCTCAGCGGCATGGTGGTCAACGCACTCAACACCAGCGGCGTCGGCAACGCGCTGATCGAATTCCGCCGCTCGGAAACCGGCCCGACGGCGTTCCAGACCTTCGCCAACGCCTATGGCGGGTTCGAGCTGTCCGTACCTGAAGGGTTCTATTACGTGGAGGTCACCGCGCCGGGATACATCGCCTGGCATGGCTGGGTGAATGCCGCCCCCAACACCTCCGGCGACATCCAGATCGTTCTCTCGCCCGAGCTCGACGGCCAGGTAGCCCGCATCGTGTTGCAGTGGGGCCTGAATCCCCGGGACCTCGATTCCCATCTCACCGGACCGACGCCATCCGGCGGCAGGTTCCATGTGTTCTATTCCCACACCATCGAAAACGAGGCGGCGGAATTGGACGTGGACGACACCAGTTCCTACGGGCCGGAGACCATCACCATCCATCGGCTCATCCCCGGTGTCTACCGCTACGCGGTCCACGACTACACCAACCGCAACGCCAATCCGAGCTCCGGCCTGGCGCAGTCCGGAGCATCGGTGAAAGTGTTCTTGAGCGATGGCCGTGAGCAGACCTTCACCGTTCCCAACGCCCCTGGGACGGTCTGGACCGTGTTCGAAATCGACGGCGCGACCGGAACGGTGACGCCGGTCAACGCCATGATCTATCAATCCCAACCCGCCAATGTCGGCATGTAA
- a CDS encoding protein of unknown function DUF1353 (PFAM: protein of unknown function DUF1353~KEGG: dde:Dde_0940 hypothetical protein) has translation MSAETKTLFSGTALGLSGPLRVEILPNGMTARLTQPFRVRTGAGRVIEVPAGFETDFASVPRLFWRVVPPWGRYSPAAVVHDYLYHTGKVSRLAADRLFLELMAALGVPLWKRQVMYWAVRLGGWLAWDASRKREAEHA, from the coding sequence ATGAGCGCCGAAACCAAGACCCTGTTTTCCGGCACCGCGCTGGGTCTCTCCGGACCGCTTCGGGTGGAGATCCTGCCCAATGGAATGACCGCGAGGTTGACCCAGCCGTTCCGTGTCCGCACCGGCGCTGGCCGCGTCATCGAAGTGCCCGCCGGGTTCGAGACCGACTTCGCCTCAGTGCCGCGCCTGTTCTGGCGCGTGGTGCCGCCCTGGGGACGATATTCCCCGGCGGCCGTCGTTCACGACTATCTCTACCACACCGGTAAGGTCTCGCGGCTTGCTGCCGACCGCCTCTTTCTCGAACTGATGGCGGCCCTGGGCGTGCCTCTGTGGAAAAGGCAGGTCATGTATTGGGCGGTTCGCCTGGGCGGTTGGCTGGCCTGGGACGCCAGTCGAAAACGGGAGGCGGAGCATGCTTGA
- a CDS encoding conserved hypothetical protein (KEGG: dde:Dde_0942 hypothetical protein): MGERTTTPSGLSASEELLARTFEHWREEFRSILENHRREIQDRLEKIEREIEKKSDKENVEVLVRSIYSDLHRHAEEIDRLHARVGSKMGTETMWKIVGLVLTIGSTIGGLVGFLIHLLLKVNP; this comes from the coding sequence ATGGGAGAAAGAACAACAACGCCCTCCGGACTCTCGGCCAGCGAGGAATTGCTGGCCCGGACCTTCGAGCATTGGCGGGAGGAATTCCGCAGCATCCTCGAAAACCATCGCCGGGAAATTCAGGACCGCCTCGAGAAGATCGAGCGTGAAATCGAGAAGAAATCTGACAAGGAAAACGTCGAGGTGCTGGTTCGCTCGATCTATTCCGATCTGCACCGGCACGCCGAGGAGATCGACCGGCTGCACGCCCGGGTCGGCTCCAAAATGGGGACCGAGACCATGTGGAAGATCGTCGGCCTGGTGTTGACCATCGGCAGCACCATTGGCGGACTGGTCGGCTTTCTGATCCATCTGCTGCTGAAGGTGAACCCATGA
- a CDS encoding GPW/gp25 family protein (PFAM: GPW/gp25 family protein~KEGG: dde:Dde_0946 phage baseplate assembly protein W-like) — MSYDFLGKGLRYPFRFQSVSGGTQISAATSREHEHIRESILQILGTRIGERFMNPEFGSRLKDLVFEQNDEVLKGLLRHYVIDAIKRWEKRVIITEVRFDDRPLNIDGNLLLVHIAYRVIQSQVDGNLVYPFYREDPNNPAPSYPQPEPEPEPPPMRSVRLSPDVRSLFNLLWFDAAEMSPDPDDSFIWPAGEYEVAYIEGAFQDRNGKWIVSDPGDNHGHYLTFEGAPETEAPQAEHALYLATSGLGFNTQSQAEDNAAGTAHRITTSEPGRIGLFYFEGKKESHYLNNTSGQPNPVWQLRGPL; from the coding sequence ATGAGCTACGATTTCCTCGGCAAGGGATTGCGCTACCCGTTCCGGTTTCAGTCGGTATCCGGCGGCACCCAGATCTCGGCTGCCACCTCGCGGGAGCACGAACATATCCGCGAAAGCATCCTGCAGATCCTCGGCACCCGGATCGGCGAACGGTTCATGAATCCGGAGTTTGGCTCCAGGCTGAAGGATCTGGTGTTCGAACAGAACGACGAGGTGCTCAAGGGCCTGCTGCGTCATTACGTGATCGACGCAATCAAGCGCTGGGAAAAGCGGGTGATCATCACGGAGGTGCGCTTCGACGACCGACCGCTGAACATCGACGGCAACCTGCTGCTGGTGCATATCGCCTACCGGGTGATCCAGAGCCAGGTGGACGGCAACCTGGTATATCCCTTCTACAGAGAAGACCCGAACAATCCCGCGCCCAGCTATCCCCAGCCGGAACCCGAGCCGGAACCGCCGCCGATGCGCAGCGTGCGCCTGTCACCGGACGTGCGCTCGCTGTTCAATCTGCTCTGGTTCGACGCGGCCGAGATGAGCCCCGATCCGGACGATTCCTTCATCTGGCCAGCCGGGGAATACGAAGTCGCCTACATCGAGGGAGCCTTTCAGGACCGCAACGGCAAGTGGATCGTCAGCGATCCGGGGGACAATCACGGCCATTACCTGACGTTCGAGGGAGCGCCCGAAACGGAAGCGCCCCAGGCCGAGCATGCCCTCTATCTGGCTACGAGCGGTCTGGGCTTCAACACCCAGAGCCAGGCGGAAGACAACGCCGCTGGCACCGCTCACCGGATCACCACGTCGGAGCCTGGCCGCATCGGCCTGTTCTATTTCGAGGGCAAGAAGGAATCCCACTACCTCAACAACACCTCCGGACAGCCCAATCCCGTCTGGCAACTGCGCGGCCCGCTCTGA
- a CDS encoding phage protein D-like protein (KEGG: dde:Dde_0938 phage protein D-like): MDLDTFKPTFLIQIEGHDLSKDITQEITSFVFTDNEEELDVLELSVTDRNLQFVDDPLFQEGNEIVARFGYVGNLSPRKKAVIKDIDYDFPENGDPTIRIKAYDKGFKLAGKENQKVWQKPAPGILYSEIAEQVAAANGLTPVVTATKGTHLRVTQSNISDAQFLKELAEKARDRDGDGVSGYVFYIQDDELHFHPRELDQTPLLTLEYFTDTKGLLRSFRPSTQSQGAKGAGVETKTVGVDPRKKDVVEHKANNATTPERTALGKQTYLVDGNTGEGSFKEQETGQIVPSFDRSEGFHEEPRQEPAQDSAEGKFREAELRQVEADAATIGIPQLRAKKNVEIKGVGRKFSGIYYCHSVRHSISGAGYLCELKLKKNALGKGAGDKSAESQGKPNDKEAPPTPQNEPPAMVTIDADSGAVTQGGGNG; the protein is encoded by the coding sequence ATGGATCTGGATACCTTCAAACCGACATTTCTGATTCAGATCGAGGGGCACGACCTCTCGAAGGACATCACCCAGGAGATCACCTCGTTCGTCTTCACCGACAACGAGGAGGAGCTGGATGTCCTCGAACTGTCGGTGACCGACCGCAACCTGCAGTTCGTCGACGATCCGCTGTTCCAGGAAGGCAACGAGATCGTGGCCCGCTTCGGCTACGTGGGGAACCTCTCTCCGCGCAAGAAGGCGGTCATCAAGGACATCGATTACGATTTCCCGGAAAACGGCGACCCGACCATCCGCATCAAGGCCTACGACAAGGGTTTCAAACTCGCGGGCAAGGAGAACCAGAAAGTCTGGCAGAAACCCGCTCCCGGCATCCTCTATTCGGAAATCGCCGAACAAGTCGCCGCCGCCAACGGCCTCACCCCGGTGGTCACGGCCACCAAGGGGACCCATCTCCGCGTCACCCAGAGCAACATCTCGGATGCCCAGTTCCTCAAGGAGCTGGCGGAAAAGGCTCGCGACCGCGATGGCGACGGCGTGAGCGGCTATGTCTTCTACATCCAGGACGACGAACTCCATTTCCATCCCCGCGAGCTCGACCAGACGCCGCTTCTGACCCTCGAATATTTCACCGACACCAAGGGCCTGTTGCGCTCGTTCCGCCCAAGCACCCAATCCCAGGGAGCCAAGGGCGCGGGTGTCGAGACCAAGACTGTCGGCGTCGACCCGCGCAAGAAGGACGTGGTCGAGCACAAGGCCAACAACGCCACCACGCCCGAGCGGACGGCCCTGGGCAAGCAGACCTATCTGGTCGACGGCAATACCGGCGAAGGCAGCTTCAAGGAACAGGAGACGGGGCAGATCGTGCCCAGCTTCGACCGTTCCGAAGGCTTTCACGAAGAGCCGCGCCAAGAGCCCGCCCAGGACAGCGCCGAGGGCAAGTTCCGCGAGGCCGAGCTGCGTCAGGTCGAGGCAGACGCCGCCACCATCGGCATTCCCCAGCTTCGCGCCAAGAAGAACGTCGAGATCAAGGGCGTGGGGCGGAAGTTTTCCGGCATTTACTACTGCCACTCGGTGCGCCACAGCATCAGCGGCGCAGGCTATCTCTGCGAACTCAAACTCAAAAAGAACGCCCTCGGCAAGGGCGCGGGCGACAAGTCCGCCGAGTCCCAGGGCAAACCCAACGACAAGGAGGCCCCGCCCACGCCGCAAAACGAGCCGCCAGCCATGGTGACCATCGACGCGGACTCCGGCGCGGTCACACAAGGAGGCGGCAATGGGTGA